The genome window AATTATTTTCTCAGTATAAAATGTCCTACTGCACAATCGAGACATTTTTTAAAGTCGCAATATTCTTTTTTCATTTGCAGCAATGCTTGAGAATGATACACATTTTTAGATTGTATCGTCAAACTACGAAATCTTTCAATAATAGAATTTTCTTCTGAAGGAATTGAAAAAGCCAAATCTATTAATTCTTGGGTACAATCTTTTTGTTGAATTGACGCATAAGCAAATCTTAAGGGTATAATCGTATTAACAATTAATAAATGGATGAATGATTTGGAAAGTTTCTTTAATTTCTTAGAACTTTCTTTATCAAAAACATAATGTGTTTCCCAATATTTCGTCACACCAACATCAAAAACCTTATATAAACCATCAAGTGAATTACATTCTAGAATTTTAGAAAAAAGATTTTGTTGTGAATGGTATAAATTAGCTAATTGTGACAATCGAATTGTTGGAAAATTATCTGGTCGGTGCTTAAAAAACTCCACTTTACCGAAAACTTCAGCCGAAATCTGATGTTTGTTTACCAAATAACTATATTCCTTCAGCAATTGTTTAGCATAAACATCTTGAAAATCATTCGACAATAAATCAGCTTGTCCAAAAAACAAAGCTTCTAAATAACAAACCTCAAAAGCTTCTTTTCTAATTACAGAGAAAGGAATTGACTTTGCCAATTCAAAAAAAGATTCACCGTTAGTATTCAATCCAAAATTTCTAGCAAGCAAACAAAACAAAACCGCTTCCCAATCTTGACTCAAATCTTCAAGCAATTCAAAAATTAATTTTGATTTTCTTTCCAAGCGCTCAAAAAACAAACGTTCCTGCCAATTTTTAAAAACAAAATCATCAATTTTTCCTATTTCGTTTTCACAGAATATCCAAGATTTCTGAAGCATTAACGATTGATATTTATGCAAATCTGATAATACAACATAATTTTTTAATTCTAGAGTTGGGATTTCAGAATTATCTTTCCTAAAAACAGGCATATCATGTTCCCAAACCACATGTAAAATAACGGAATCATAATTTGCATCGTTTTCATGATTGTGAACATACCAATCGGAAGACTTGAGATGAATTTCTATATTCCCAGCCCATTTTTGGTTCCCAATAATAATTTGTGCATTGAAAAAATCAGGTCCGGCAAGTTGCAAATATTGACCCGAATTTAGAATCTGAACCGATTCTTCTTTGGTAGTTTTTAAATTGGCAATATCAAATTTCTTGTATTGCCACAAGTGGTGCAAAAAATCTTCTTTCATTCTGTATGGCGTATATAATTGAAAAACAAAGATAAAAAATTATATTTGCTGAACAACCTAACATTCATGAAAAAAATTATAACTATCACATTTTTAAGTCTTTTTGCTTTTATACATTCACAAACTGGAGTAAAACCACCAAAAGGTTTTAAAATTACTTACACTCGAAGCTCAAACGGAAAATTATTAGAAAACCAAGATGCTATTTTTATTTTTACAAATGCATTGGAAACACTAATTACTTCTGAAAAAATGAATTCAGGAAAAGCCGATTTCCCTTTCGAACAAACATTAATCAATCATTCTGAAAATAAAATTATTCAGGTAACCCAACTCAAAAAAGAGAAATCGGTTACTACAGTTGACAGTCTTTCTTTGGCTAAACAAAATTTTGAATTTCTTACGGAATCAAAAACGATTTTAGGCTACAAATGTCAAAAAGCGAAAACCATTATAAATTCAAACACAATTGAACTTTGGTACACAAATGATTTACAAGTAAAAGGAGCTCCAACAACTTTAGGACAAAACATTGGATTGGTTTTAGAAATGGTTCGAAATGGAAACTTTATAATAAAAGCTACCAAAATTGAAAAAATGAAATCGGCTAGCCCGAGTTTAATTTTGCAAAATTCAACCACAAACAGTCCTATTTTAGATGGTTTGACATATAAAGATTTGGTTTGGAAAAGCCGATTTACTACTATAAAAATTTTTGAAAACGAAATCATCAACTTTTCTGACGCTTCTAAATCGAATGATAGTATTTTACGTTTTGCAAACGGAACCATTATTTTGAAAAAAGTTACATTTCCAGAAATTAAAAAAGGTGATTTGGTCTTTTTGGATTTAATAGAACAATCCAACGGAGACGCTTATGATAGAACAGGTTCAGTCTTTTTGATTCCTCAAGACAAAAAACAATCCTTTATTGACGGCTTACAAAATGGCGTTAAAACATTACCTATTTATGAAAACGGAAATGGCAAACAATATCAAGGAGTCGTTTCAACAAAAGAATATTCCTCGTTAATTGAATTGATGCGCTTTTTTACGCCATTCGGAATTAAACAATACAATTACATACAACTAAAAGATAAAAATTGGCATGAAATTGTGCCTTATCGAGCTGAAATTACCGATTTAAAAACAAATTTATCTGGAAAAACGATATACATAGGATCTTTTATCGGCAATTACGATAAAGGCGGACACAAAGTTTCTTTAAATATTACCATTCATCCAAGCGAAAGTAATTTAGACAAAACAAATGTTGCAATTCCTTTATTTAATACGACAAACGTGATGGAAATGGCTGGACAAGAATATGCAACTATGTTCAATCATGAAAAAGGGTTAGAAGTAACATTTACAATAGATAAAGAAATTAAGAATGTAAAATTGCGTTACATTTCAACCGGTCATGGTGGTTGGGAAAATGGAGATGAATTTGTACCAAAAAGAAATACAATAATTTTAAACGGTAAAGAAGTGTTTTCGTTTATTCCATGGAGACAAGATTGTGGAGGTTACCGATTATTTAATCCTGCATCAGGAAATTTTAATGATGGATTATCATCGTCAGATTTAAGTCGCTCAAACTGGTGTCCGGGAACTGCAACCAATCCAATTTATATAGAACTTGGTGATTTAAAAGCTGGAAAACATACAATTCAAGTAAAAATTCCTCAAGGAGCAAACGAAGGCGGAAGCTTTAGTTCGTGGAATGTTTCTGGAATATTACTAGGAGAATAAAAAAAGCCGTTCGTTTGAACGGCTTTTTTTATTATTTAATCGAATTGATAATATCGTGTTTTGTAATAATGTGGTGTTTTCCATTTCCTAAATCAATCAAAACAGCTTGATTTTCTTTAGTAATTAATCTTGAAACATCTTCAATTGGAGTTCCTAATTTTACAATTGGGAAAGGTTTACCCATAACTTCTCTAATTGGTCTTTCAGCTGTATTTTTATCTGTAATATAACTTTGGAATAAATCAGACTCATCAACAGAACCTACAAATCCGTTTACATCAATTACTGGAATTTGAGAAATTTTATATTTTCTCATTCTTTCAATTGCATGCGAAACCAATTCTTCAGTACGAACCACAACTAAAGGTTTATCGATATGCTCTTTGATTAAATCTTCTGCTTTTGTAACTTCTTCTTCTAAGAAGCCTCTTTCTCTCATCCAATCATCATTAAACATCTTTCCAACATAACGGCTTCCAGAATCGTGAAATAAGACCACAACAACATCATTTGGACCAAAATGCTCTTTCAACTGAATTAAGCCCTTTACAGCAGCTCCTGCAGAGTTCCCAACAAAAATCCCTTCTTCTAAAGCTATTTTTCGAGTATAAACTGCTGCATCTTTATCAGTAACCTTTGTAAAACCATCAATTAATGAAAAGTCAACATTCTTAGGTAAAATATCTTCTCCAATACCTTCTGTGATGTAAGAATAGATTTCGTTCTCATCAAAAATTCCAGTTTCGTGGTATTTTTTGAAAACCGAACCATAAGTATCTACACCCCAAATTTTGATATTAGGATTTTTCTCTTTTAAATATTTTGCAACTCCTGAAATAGTTCCTCCTGTTCCAACACCTACAACAAAATGCGTAATTTTACCTTCTGTTTGTTCCCAAATTTCAGGACCAGTTTGTTCATAATGCGCAACAGCATTACTTGGATTATCGTATTGGTTTACATACCAAGAATTAGGAATTTCTTCTCCCAATTTTTTTGAAACCGAATAATACGAACGAGGATCTGTAGGTTCAACATCTGTTGGACAAACAATAACTTTAGCACCAACAGCACGAAGAATATCCGACTTTTCTTTAGATTGTTTATCAGAAATAACAAAAATACATTTATAACCTTTAACAATTGCTGCTAAAGCCAAACCCATTCCGGTATTTCCTGAAGTTCCTTCGATAATTGTTCCTCCTGGTTTTAAACGACCATCTGCTTCTGCATCTTCAATCATTTTAACAGCCATTCTATCTTTAACAGAATTTCCTGGATTAAAAGTCTCCACTTTAGCCAAAACCAAAGCATCAACTTCTGAAGTAATTTTATTCAATTTAACTAATGGTGTATTCCCAATAGTTTCTAATATATTTTTAGCGTATTTCATTTCTTAATTTGAATTATTGTGCAAAGATAGTGTGAATTTTGCAAATAAAAAATCAAACAAAAATGTTTAAAAAAGTTAAATCTGTAAGGTTATTTGAAAAAGTTCCAAACCAATCCAAAACGAATCATAAAATCACGGTAAGGATAATTTGGAGCTGAATAAAAATCATAACCTGTCCAAGCCGAATTAAAGTGTTCTGCCTTTAAGAAGATTCTGGTTTGTCTAACTCTAGCATTAACAAAGAAATCAAACATTGGAAAACCTCCAATTTTAGATTCATTTTGCACATAGAATTCGCCAAGTAATGGATTATAATCGTTAGCGTAGTATTCTGTAAAATATTGGAATGTAACACCTGTTTGTAGCAACATCGCTTTTTTAAACACATGTCCAGTAAAATACAAAGTGTTTCTAGTTACAATTTTTGGTACATTTAACACTTCATCTGATTGTTCAACTTGTTGATATAAAACCGTATTATCTAATGCAAATTTCCAAAACTTAATTTCTTTATTTGCTTTAACCGAAAAATAATTAATAGTCTTATCATACTGTTGTGGTTTTACTGTTAACTGAGTGATATCATTTGTTAAATTATCAAAATACAAATAATCGTCTAAAACCTTATACGTTGCATTTATATTTAACCATTTTGTAAGTGCTGAAAACTGAAATTGGTTTAATTTTTCGTTCTTAAAATTATTTGACCAATTGTAATCTACATAACCACTTTGATATAAATTGTAGTTTAGATTTGGTAAACTATTTAACTTTTGATATTTAAATTCAAATTTATAATCATCATTTATTTTATAATTTCCACTTGCTTCAATATTTGAAATTGATTGATTAGAGATTGATTGCGAAACATGTAACCTCACATTCACCTTATTAATTAAATAGGAATAATTACCTCCTAAATTATTGATTCTATCAGAAATAGAATTAGGGACTACAATATCACCTGCAGAATCATAAACAACTCTATCGTAATAATAATTATATTTATTATCATCAATGAAAAACTCTAAATCACCATAAGACTTCGTCTTATAAGCAACTCCTAATTTATTATAAAAATGATTATATCTGGTTTTGTTATTAATTTTATTAGTAAATCTATCACCAAATCTATCACTTGGAGTATCTTGAGTAAATTCAAAAAATTTATATTCTTGATTAAATTGATGTATAAAAACCAAACTATTTGGATTCTCTTTATTTAGTTTAAACGAATGATCTAGAAAAAAACGATTTCCTTTTAAAAGCGAAGTTGCATTAGTAAAATAAACTTTAATACGATCTCTTTCATCAAAAGGATCTTCACTTGATTCAAATTCACTTAAATTAACAATCCCTCCATTTTCTTGATTGGAAATATCCTGACCTGTAAAATGAGCATTTAAAAAATATCGCTTATCTTTTGTAAAATAACTTGATGTAAATCTAAAATTACCAGAACTCGTTAAGTTATTTACATATTTACCAAGAGAACGCAAACCGCGATAGGCAATAGAAAAATTAAGGTTAGGTTTTGTATTAACTGTTAGAAAAGCATCCAATGTTTGTCCTTGCTCCATAACAGTTTTAAAATATAAATCTGTTAAAGGGGTAGGAACGGAATAATATTTTATTTCATCAACTTCTAAATAGTTAAAATGTTTTGCTCTAAAACCAAAATTCGGAAAAGCAGTTTTAGGATTTAGACCAAAATCAAGAGTGTTATAAGTGTGACCTTCGTTTGAAAAAGGCATTAAACCAAATATATCTTTACGAAGTAAATTATATTTATACTCACTCTGAATAGTTAACGAAGTGTCTACATAAGTGGTATCTTTTTGTAAAGTGTATATTTTGTATAAATCTATTGGTGCTTTGGCGGTTACATCACGATTCTTATTAAATTTAGCAATAGTATCATTAGGATCGGAAGAATTATTAGGCAATTTACCAATACTACCATCTACACTTCTAATTTGAGCATTAGAAATAAAAGACAAGAAGAGAAAACAAGTAAAAATTAAAAATCTCATTGCATATTTTGATTAAGGCAAATGTAAGGAGTTTTTTATGAATTAAGAAGAATTAGCAAAAATCTAAAAATAAAAAAACCGAAACTAAAAAGTTTCGGTTTAATATTTAAAGTAAATTACAGACTATTGAATAGTGAATGTGTGTTCTGAAAAAGAACCAAAATTACCTCCACCAGTAAATAAAACAGCACCATTATTTAAGTTGTTTCCAGAGAAAGATCCAGAAACCGTAGCACTAGTATACATACCATCTCCATAATCATCATAGATTACAAAAGTATATTCACCAGGAGCTAAACATTTTACAACTGAGAAAGTACTTCTATCAGCAAATCCTAAAGCTGCGTAACCTGTAATTGCACCACCAGTAATACCACCAGAATCAATCACATTAAAATCAGCATCATATAATTCCCAAGCAGTTTCTTCTGGATAATTATCAAAAGTAATTGATAATCTAGCTCTAACAGAAGCACATGGTCTATATAAATTAAATGTTGACTTTGCAGTACCAACACCAGTTAATACCCCATTAGAATATGTACCATAAGTAGTAGAATGATTAACTCCTTCAGCAGTTTCTAAGTAAACTACTATTTTGTTACCATCAACTAAACTATTTCCAACAATAGTTACATCATAAGTACCTTCTTTTGATCCAGCAGGAATAGTTACAGTAGCAGGTACTGAATAATTAGCTGCTCCGTGAGTAGTTGAAGGATCAACCATTAAATTAAAAGTTCTATCTTCACCAGTTGCTTCAGAAGCTAAAATACGTCCTTCAACAACAACAGTTTCACCATCAGCAATCTCAACAGTTTGATAATTCTCTAATCCTACAAAATTAGATGCTGAATTATCTCCTGAATTATCATCTTCACAACTCATCATTGTCAAAGACAATGCTACAGCTGAATAAAATGCAATTGATTTAATTAATTTCATAATTTTTATTTTAAAATTAGTTTTGACCAGTTATTTGAGAATTATTATCCATTTCCAACTGTGGAATTTGGAATGACATTTCATCAGAATCATATAAGAAAGATTGACCTGCACGGAAAACGTGGTTAGTACCTCTAGTTACAGTAGCTTGATTACGTTTCATAGCTAAGTAACTTTTACCTTCACCCCATAATTCAATTCTAGTTTGACGGTAAATTGCTTCTCTAAGAGCAGCACCTGTTAATGGATCAACATAAGCATCAGCATTTGCTGAACCACCTAAACGACTAGCCAACAACTCTTTTAATCTTGCTTTAGCAGCAGCTTCATTACCAGATTTAGCAGCAGCTTCAGCACTTAATAAATAAAACTCATCAACACGCATAAAAATCAAATCGGTAGTTATAACTTGTTGACCACCTACAACACGATCAGGAGAGAAGAACTTATTAATTGGCATACGAATAGATGTACCAGATGTACCAAATTGAGATCTTCTAACATCATTAGCAGGGATTAAAGCTAATAATCCGTTATCGATAGTTTTTCTATCTCCAGCCCATTGGTAACTATAAGTAAAATAATCCATTTGTCCCCACCAATCTAATAACTGATGACCTAAATCTAAAGTTAAATCATAACCCCACATCCAAGATTCAGTATTAACATCATTAAATCCTGAACCAGAACCAGGGAATGCTAATTGTCCTGTTGTAGTCATAGAATAAGCTCCAGAAGAAATAATTTCATCTGATAAAGTTTTAGCATCAGTATAATTCCCCATAGCAGCATAGGTATATGCCAACAAACCTTTAGCAACGTGCTGACTAATTTGTTGTTTGCTAGAAGGTGTAAAATCACTTAAAAACTGAACTGACTGTGTTAAGTCACTTATAATCAAATCATAGATTTGAGAAGCAGGAACCTTAGCATAAGATATATTTGCATCATTACCATCATTATAAGGTAAGATAGCTTGAGAAGGATCATAAGCTCTTTGGAAAATTTGAGCTAAATAAAAATATGCATAAGCACGATAAGCTTTTGCTTGTGCATAAATATGACGAGCTTCAGAAGTTGTTGGTGCAGCATCGTTACCACCAAAACTATTAATAACATTATTAGATAAAGCAATAACCTTATAATAAAATCTCCAGATAATACTATTCTCCTCACGAGAAAAGTCTACTGTAGATACAAGGTTAGCCGTATCTCTATACCAACCATAAGAATTAGCTGATAAAGCCATATCACCAGATAAGATATCTAACCAAATATCAACACCTTTTTGTCCTAAATCATAATGTCTTGTTCCTGTGATACCAGCAGGCTCAATTAACAAACTACCAATCCCGTTAAGACTACCTTCCAACAAAGCTGGATTTAAATTTGCATTGGCTGCAATATCTTCACTAGTAACAACATTAGTATTTCTTACTGGATCTAAGAAATCTTCACTACATCCAACCGAAATGATTGAAGCAGCTACTAATAAATAAATTAAACTTTTTTTCATATTTCAATTTTTTTAGAATTCAATTTTAGTACCAAAACTAAATGTAGTCATTGGCATATAAATACCAGAGTTTGAAGAGTTTATTAAAGTCTGTGGATTTAATCCATCTCTTTTACTAAACATTAACAAATTGTCTCCAGATAAAAATAAATTAAATTTAGATAAATGTAATTTTTGTAAGTAACTAGATGGGATATTATAACCTAATCTAACATTATTTAAAGATAAATAATCCGCTTTTGTTAAGAAACGAGAAGAAGCAGAATTAAATTGAACATCTGTACTTACACCTGTTGTTAATCTAGGAACATCTGTTACATCACCATATTGCTTCCATGCATTGTGAATGTCTCTATGCCAGTTGTTAGCCCCTAATAAACCACTATTACTCATTAATGTAGCATAACCATTATCGTATACATAACCACCAATGCTATAACCAACTTGAGCAGTTAAATCAAAGTTTTTATATGAAGTATTCAAACGGAATGAACCTCTAACATCAGGAATAGCAGATTTACCAGTATATTTTTGAGTAGCTTGAGCATAAGCAGTAGTAGTTGTTTTTCTTACATTAGCATCAGGATTTTGACTCATATAAATCGTCATACTACCAATTGGCGCATCAGCATTATCAAAAACACCATTATCATTTAAATCATCATAATATAAATTCCACATAGCAGAACCAGTAGCAGGATCTACACCAGCCCACTCACGCAAATACCAATCATATAAAGAATGACCTTCAGATAATCTACCATCTAAAACTTTAGGCTCTCCTGTTGCAGGATCTATAGGCATTTCTGTAATCTTATTTGTTAAGATTTCACCATTTACACCAACCGATAATTTAAAACCACCTGCAGATTTAGCTTTTATTAAATGCCCCATTACATCAAACTCAACACCACTATTTTGTAATTTACCATCATTAATTTGTTGATTAGTATAACCTAAGAAAGGAGGTAATGTCTGAGTAAAAAATAAATTTTCGGTATTTTTAACATAATAGTCAACATTAACATCTAAAGTTTCATTAAACCAAGTTGACTCAATACCAAACTGAGCAATTTTAGACGTTTCCCAAGTCAAATTAGGATTAGCTAAAGTTGAACTTTCAGTGAATGAGTAATCTCCACCAGGCGTTTGATTTATAGATGATAATTGCCAACCATATTGTAAACTAGTACCTTGATCACCAATTAAACCATAACTAGCTTTTAACTTTAAAAAGTCAATAAAACTTAATTTAGACATAAAGTCCTCTTTAGACACAATCCAACCTAAACCAGCAGAACCAAATGTTCCCCATTTATTATTAATAAAACGAGAAGAACCATCTCTTCTTACTGATCCCGTTAAGAAATACTTTTGATTGTAATTATAATTTAACTGACCAAAATAACTATCTAAAGTCCATCTTTGAGAATAAGAAGTAGCTCTACCATAAGGAGTTGTATATTGAGCCAAATCTAAAGTATTAGGCATAATAGCTCTAGTAGCAGCAGCGTTAAAATCTTTAAACAAATTTGAAGTTGACTCATGAGCAGCAAAAACTTCTAAATTATGAGATCCAAAAGATTTATTAAAACGCAATAATTGTAAGAAATTTTGATTTACCGTAGAACTTTCATCTTTTGACAAAAATCCAAAATTTGCAGCCCATCCTCCGTAATAAGGATTATTTCTAGTAGCGCCATCAAACTGTTGATATTGTCCACTATAACGAGTTTCAAAACTTAAATTTTTAGTTAAATCAACTCCGATATTAAAGTTACCTAAAATTGTATTAGCATCAGTTTGAGACAAATCATATTGAGCATCAGCTATACCATTTGTAGCAGTCCAAGCTCTACGAGAGTAATCACTTCCGTAATCATATTGTACACCACCAAAAATCGGATCAGCAACTAAATTACCAGCAGCATCTCTTAAATACACATCATAAATAGCAGGAGTAGTATTTGTTAATGCAAATATATTTCCAGAAGAACCAGAACTACCTTCATCACTTGAAGAATTTGTATATCTAGCCCCTGTATAAGCCATATTAGCACCAATTTTCAACCATTCTTTAGGCTTGTGTTCTAAATTAATTCTAGCTGTATAACGCTTATAATTTGACTTAATTGTATAACCTTGATCATCCAAATAACCAAAAGATGTAGAATAACGCGTAGAACCATCTCCACCACTAAACTGAACATTAGCCTCGTTTCTTACACCAGTACCAAAAGCCGCATCAGACCATTTAGTTGGATTATATCTTCTACTTACACCACTAGCAATTTTCCCTGTAGCTGGATCAATAAGCTGAGAACCTTGAACATTCCATATATTATAGAACTCATTCATTGCAATTCCCGTACCAGTACTATTATATAAATTTAAATTAGCAAAAGCAGCTGGATCTAAGAACCCTTGAACCATACCTGTAGTCTTTAATTGACTCCAAGAAGTTTCAATATACTCTTCTGGAGAATCAATAACATCATACTGAGGCAAAGACAATGTATTAATACTAGTTTTAAAATCAACAGCAATAACCGACTTACCAGCTTTACCTTGTTTTGTAGTAACCAAAATAACCCCATTAGCACCTCTAGAACCATAAATAGAAGTAGCAGCAGCATCTTTTAAAACAGTAATATTTTCAATATCAGCAGGATTAATAGCACTGATATCACTACTATAAGGAGCGCCATCTACAACATATAATGGAGATTGATTACCATTAACAGAACCAAATCCACGAATACGAATTGTAGCATCGCTACCTGGAGCACCAGAACCAGTAATTACATTAACCCCAGCAACCTCACCTCTTAAAGCTTGAGAAATATTTGAAACAGTTTTCGCTTCTAAATTTTCTTTCGCTACAACAGTCGCCGTACCAGTAAACGCTTCTTTTGTAGTTTTACCATAACCTACAACTACAACATCAACCCCTTCAACAACATCATCTTTTAATGCAACGTTGTAAGAACTTGCTGCAGCAATGGTTACTTTAGCCGTCTTCTTACCTGTGTAAGAAATTACTAAAACTTCACCTTGTTTAGCCTTGATAGTATAATTACCATCAAAATCTGTAGTAGTACCACGAGTTGTTCCTTCAACAACAACGTTAGCACCTGCAATTGGGCCTAGTTCGTCAGAAACTACACCCGTAACAGTTTTCTCTTGCGCGAACGAAAACTGCATTGTAAACGCTACTAAAAGCGTAAAAATCCATTTGAACTTCGATCTCATATTAAATTTATTTGAGTTAGTTATTCCGCAAACTTCTTAATTATTTCTTAAATAAACAAATAATACTTCGGAATATTACTAATTTATTTTTGTTAAAGTTTTCGTTTTAAAAAAACATTTTACGGAAGAATCTCATAGTAAAGATGAAAATTTCGCAAAAAGGTTGCGTCAAAAATTATATTTTTGTCAAAAAAAAGAATGTTAAGTAAAAGTTACAGTAATTTAATATTGGAATGCGGAACTGACGAAGCCGGAAGAGGCTGTTTAGCTGGTCCAGTAACAGCAGCATCCATAATTTTACCAGAAGAATTTGAAAATGAGCTCCTTAACGATTCTAAACAATTATCTGAAAAAGCAAGAGAAAAACTAAAACCTATAATTGAAGAAGTAGCAGTTTCTTTTTCAGTAACAAACCTTTACCCAATTGAA of Flavobacterium channae contains these proteins:
- a CDS encoding DUF4832 domain-containing protein — encoded protein: MKLIKSIAFYSAVALSLTMMSCEDDNSGDNSASNFVGLENYQTVEIADGETVVVEGRILASEATGEDRTFNLMVDPSTTHGAANYSVPATVTIPAGSKEGTYDVTIVGNSLVDGNKIVVYLETAEGVNHSTTYGTYSNGVLTGVGTAKSTFNLYRPCASVRARLSITFDNYPEETAWELYDADFNVIDSGGITGGAITGYAALGFADRSTFSVVKCLAPGEYTFVIYDDYGDGMYTSATVSGSFSGNNLNNGAVLFTGGGNFGSFSEHTFTIQ
- a CDS encoding GLPGLI family protein, with product MKKIITITFLSLFAFIHSQTGVKPPKGFKITYTRSSNGKLLENQDAIFIFTNALETLITSEKMNSGKADFPFEQTLINHSENKIIQVTQLKKEKSVTTVDSLSLAKQNFEFLTESKTILGYKCQKAKTIINSNTIELWYTNDLQVKGAPTTLGQNIGLVLEMVRNGNFIIKATKIEKMKSASPSLILQNSTTNSPILDGLTYKDLVWKSRFTTIKIFENEIINFSDASKSNDSILRFANGTIILKKVTFPEIKKGDLVFLDLIEQSNGDAYDRTGSVFLIPQDKKQSFIDGLQNGVKTLPIYENGNGKQYQGVVSTKEYSSLIELMRFFTPFGIKQYNYIQLKDKNWHEIVPYRAEITDLKTNLSGKTIYIGSFIGNYDKGGHKVSLNITIHPSESNLDKTNVAIPLFNTTNVMEMAGQEYATMFNHEKGLEVTFTIDKEIKNVKLRYISTGHGGWENGDEFVPKRNTIILNGKEVFSFIPWRQDCGGYRLFNPASGNFNDGLSSSDLSRSNWCPGTATNPIYIELGDLKAGKHTIQVKIPQGANEGGSFSSWNVSGILLGE
- a CDS encoding DUF2851 family protein — translated: MKEDFLHHLWQYKKFDIANLKTTKEESVQILNSGQYLQLAGPDFFNAQIIIGNQKWAGNIEIHLKSSDWYVHNHENDANYDSVILHVVWEHDMPVFRKDNSEIPTLELKNYVVLSDLHKYQSLMLQKSWIFCENEIGKIDDFVFKNWQERLFFERLERKSKLIFELLEDLSQDWEAVLFCLLARNFGLNTNGESFFELAKSIPFSVIRKEAFEVCYLEALFFGQADLLSNDFQDVYAKQLLKEYSYLVNKHQISAEVFGKVEFFKHRPDNFPTIRLSQLANLYHSQQNLFSKILECNSLDGLYKVFDVGVTKYWETHYVFDKESSKKLKKLSKSFIHLLIVNTIIPLRFAYASIQQKDCTQELIDLAFSIPSEENSIIERFRSLTIQSKNVYHSQALLQMKKEYCDFKKCLDCAVGHFILRK
- a CDS encoding pyridoxal-phosphate dependent enzyme, producing MKYAKNILETIGNTPLVKLNKITSEVDALVLAKVETFNPGNSVKDRMAVKMIEDAEADGRLKPGGTIIEGTSGNTGMGLALAAIVKGYKCIFVISDKQSKEKSDILRAVGAKVIVCPTDVEPTDPRSYYSVSKKLGEEIPNSWYVNQYDNPSNAVAHYEQTGPEIWEQTEGKITHFVVGVGTGGTISGVAKYLKEKNPNIKIWGVDTYGSVFKKYHETGIFDENEIYSYITEGIGEDILPKNVDFSLIDGFTKVTDKDAAVYTRKIALEEGIFVGNSAGAAVKGLIQLKEHFGPNDVVVVLFHDSGSRYVGKMFNDDWMRERGFLEEEVTKAEDLIKEHIDKPLVVVRTEELVSHAIERMRKYKISQIPVIDVNGFVGSVDESDLFQSYITDKNTAERPIREVMGKPFPIVKLGTPIEDVSRLITKENQAVLIDLGNGKHHIITKHDIINSIK
- a CDS encoding putative porin: MRFLIFTCFLFLSFISNAQIRSVDGSIGKLPNNSSDPNDTIAKFNKNRDVTAKAPIDLYKIYTLQKDTTYVDTSLTIQSEYKYNLLRKDIFGLMPFSNEGHTYNTLDFGLNPKTAFPNFGFRAKHFNYLEVDEIKYYSVPTPLTDLYFKTVMEQGQTLDAFLTVNTKPNLNFSIAYRGLRSLGKYVNNLTSSGNFRFTSSYFTKDKRYFLNAHFTGQDISNQENGGIVNLSEFESSEDPFDERDRIKVYFTNATSLLKGNRFFLDHSFKLNKENPNSLVFIHQFNQEYKFFEFTQDTPSDRFGDRFTNKINNKTRYNHFYNKLGVAYKTKSYGDLEFFIDDNKYNYYYDRVVYDSAGDIVVPNSISDRINNLGGNYSYLINKVNVRLHVSQSISNQSISNIEASGNYKINDDYKFEFKYQKLNSLPNLNYNLYQSGYVDYNWSNNFKNEKLNQFQFSALTKWLNINATYKVLDDYLYFDNLTNDITQLTVKPQQYDKTINYFSVKANKEIKFWKFALDNTVLYQQVEQSDEVLNVPKIVTRNTLYFTGHVFKKAMLLQTGVTFQYFTEYYANDYNPLLGEFYVQNESKIGGFPMFDFFVNARVRQTRIFLKAEHFNSAWTGYDFYSAPNYPYRDFMIRFGLVWNFFK
- a CDS encoding RagB/SusD family nutrient uptake outer membrane protein → MKKSLIYLLVAASIISVGCSEDFLDPVRNTNVVTSEDIAANANLNPALLEGSLNGIGSLLIEPAGITGTRHYDLGQKGVDIWLDILSGDMALSANSYGWYRDTANLVSTVDFSREENSIIWRFYYKVIALSNNVINSFGGNDAAPTTSEARHIYAQAKAYRAYAYFYLAQIFQRAYDPSQAILPYNDGNDANISYAKVPASQIYDLIISDLTQSVQFLSDFTPSSKQQISQHVAKGLLAYTYAAMGNYTDAKTLSDEIISSGAYSMTTTGQLAFPGSGSGFNDVNTESWMWGYDLTLDLGHQLLDWWGQMDYFTYSYQWAGDRKTIDNGLLALIPANDVRRSQFGTSGTSIRMPINKFFSPDRVVGGQQVITTDLIFMRVDEFYLLSAEAAAKSGNEAAAKARLKELLASRLGGSANADAYVDPLTGAALREAIYRQTRIELWGEGKSYLAMKRNQATVTRGTNHVFRAGQSFLYDSDEMSFQIPQLEMDNNSQITGQN